The region CGTCGACGTGTTGCACCTCGAGGCGGCCCATCGTGCGGTAGCGGGCGTCCATGTCGGCCACCGCCTCGACCAGGACGTCGAGCATCTCGTCGGGTTCGGTGGCCACACCGAGCACGCCGGGCCGCCGGCGCCAGGGCAGGAACTCGACGCGTTTGGGGTCGAGTAGCGACACCTCACCGGGGCGTCCGAGCGCGTCGTGTCCGGTCGTCCATTGGGCGATCACGGCGCGGGCGGCCACGGATTTACCGGCGCCGGTCGGGCCGACGATCAGCAGGTGCGGCGCGAGCTCGGGTTGCCAGATCGCGCGGGTGATAGAGCCGACCGGGGCGTCGGCGTCCCAGGTCGCCGCGGCGTGCGGCACCCGGGCCACGCCGACCAGGATGCGGGCCAGATCGGCGGTGCCGTCCCAGCCGACCCGCCGCGGGAGCGGCTCGACCGCCCGGACCTCGATCACCCGCTCGGACGGGTCAGGAACGGTCATCCACTCGCCCCAGCGGCGGAGCCGCGCTCTCACCTCGGTGTCGAGCGTGTCGAGTTGGGACGCTTGCCAGGTCGCCGGGAGCGGGGCGGCCAGCACCAGCGGCCGGGGCGGGTCGACGCCCGGCTCGGTCGCGGCGAGCACCTCGACCGGTGCCACGCCGGCCTCGGGATCCCACCCCGAGCGCGGGTCGACCAATGCGCCGTTGAGCGCGGTCGCGATCCCGGTCGTGGCGTCGGCCAGCGCGTCGGCGGTGCGGGTTTCGGCGGCGAACTGGCGTAGGCCGAGCGCCAGCCCGACCAGCGCCCCGTAGGCGCCGAGACGGGGCCAGCCCGCTACTGCCAGAGCCAGGCCGGCGCCGAGCGCGGTAGCGACGCTCTGGAGGCGCCAGCGGCCCGGGGCGGCGGCGAATGCCGCGGTCAGCCACAGGCCGTATCCGGCGGGTCGCCAGACCGCGCGGAGCGTCTGGCCGCGGTGCACCAGCGCGCCGAGCGTCGTGCCGACCAGCGCCAGCCAGTACCACCACGACGTCCACCCGGGCGGCGCCCACTGCAGGCCGGCGACGCATCCGACGACCAGCACCGACCAGGCCAGCGGCACCGTCCACCGCGGCCACCGCGGCACCAGCAGCGGGGAGCGGGAATGCGCGGTCAGCGCCCACACGCCCCAGACCAGGGCCAGGCCGGCGAACGCGTCCGGTCCCCACCGCACCAGCACGAACGACCAGAACAGCACGAACGCTTTCCACGACCAGCGGAAGAAAGTGGCGACCTGGCGGGCGTAGCGGCGGCCGACCCAGCGGCCGATCATGAACCAGGCGCCGGCCCGGATCAGGCTTCCGTGTCTCACCGCGCGTCCCGGGCGGCGAGCTCGCCGGAGAGCCAGCGTTGCCACTGTGCGGTCAGCTCCGGCGGCCACCCGGCGGCCAGTGCCCACCGTCCGAACAGCCGCACCGCCAGGTCGTCGACGTCCGGCGGGGCGTGCGGGTCGGCCGGCGGTGGGCCGATCCGATCCCGTGCGGCTCGAGCGAGTTCGACCAGCCGGGCCACGTCGGTCGCGGTCGCCGGCCGCTCGCTCGGCAGCGGCGGGACGTCGCCGAGCGCGGCCGACCAGAGCGCGAACACCGCGTCGCCCCAGCCGGCCAGGTCGAGAACGTCGGCCCGCGGAGACGAGTGGGTGTCCGCGCGGCCGGTCCGGGCTCGAGCGGCAGCACGCCGGCGGGCGGACTCGGCGAGCGCGGCCAGGTCGTCGACGGGCGGCGGCGGGTCGATCTCGACCGTGGCCGGGGTGATCAGG is a window of Cryptosporangium aurantiacum DNA encoding:
- a CDS encoding FtsK/SpoIIIE domain-containing protein, which codes for MRHGSLIRAGAWFMIGRWVGRRYARQVATFFRWSWKAFVLFWSFVLVRWGPDAFAGLALVWGVWALTAHSRSPLLVPRWPRWTVPLAWSVLVVGCVAGLQWAPPGWTSWWYWLALVGTTLGALVHRGQTLRAVWRPAGYGLWLTAAFAAAPGRWRLQSVATALGAGLALAVAGWPRLGAYGALVGLALGLRQFAAETRTADALADATTGIATALNGALVDPRSGWDPEAGVAPVEVLAATEPGVDPPRPLVLAAPLPATWQASQLDTLDTEVRARLRRWGEWMTVPDPSERVIEVRAVEPLPRRVGWDGTADLARILVGVARVPHAAATWDADAPVGSITRAIWQPELAPHLLIVGPTGAGKSVAARAVIAQWTTGHDALGRPGEVSLLDPKRVEFLPWRRRPGVLGVATEPDEMLDVLVEAVADMDARYRTMGRLEVQHVDDLPPDLRPGRRMLVLDEAGELLDLEGLEEEEKALRRRMRRELLSLARLGRAAGWHLLLLAQRPDASILGGQLRHNLQARMLCGPAEPPAVRMVYGESASVPAITPGVRGRARWSSVGEPPREVQGVWISTGDMDVRCPRDGAPGSSPPPPGSPLPLAPIPTDAADQWMAGRGIDPIVVVDAPPAEPVVRTI